In Rhodothermales bacterium, a genomic segment contains:
- the accD gene encoding acetyl-CoA carboxylase, carboxyltransferase subunit beta has product MSWFIRKSAGIKTETSKQNEVPDGQWVKCAGCDQTVNRRELARNLLVCPKCDYHFKMPSMGYFELLFDDKQFELHDEDILPADPLGFTDRKVYADRLKDTQKKSGLNDAARAAVGKVGGHALSVAAMDFGFIGGSMGSVVGEIIARAIRRGYENEMPVMVIAQSGGARMMEGALSLMQMAKTSAHLAKLDEAGLPFIVLLTNPTTGGVTASFAMLGDIHIAEPGALIGFAGPRVIRETMGQDLPSDFQTSEFVQEHGFVDLIIDRRNLRDELAHLLDLML; this is encoded by the coding sequence ATGTCCTGGTTCATCCGCAAATCGGCCGGCATCAAGACCGAGACCAGCAAACAGAATGAAGTCCCAGACGGACAATGGGTCAAGTGCGCTGGATGCGACCAGACGGTCAATCGTCGCGAACTGGCCCGCAACCTGCTGGTCTGCCCGAAATGCGACTATCATTTCAAGATGCCCAGCATGGGATACTTCGAATTGCTCTTCGACGACAAACAGTTCGAACTGCATGATGAAGACATCCTCCCGGCCGATCCGCTCGGGTTCACCGACCGCAAGGTCTACGCCGACCGGCTCAAGGACACCCAGAAGAAATCCGGACTGAACGATGCCGCGCGTGCCGCCGTCGGCAAGGTCGGCGGCCACGCCCTGTCGGTGGCGGCCATGGATTTCGGGTTCATCGGTGGCTCCATGGGATCCGTGGTGGGCGAAATCATTGCCCGCGCCATCCGCCGCGGCTATGAGAACGAAATGCCCGTCATGGTCATCGCGCAGAGTGGCGGTGCCCGAATGATGGAAGGCGCCCTGTCGCTCATGCAGATGGCCAAGACCTCGGCGCATCTGGCGAAGCTTGACGAAGCGGGGTTACCCTTCATCGTGTTGCTCACCAATCCGACCACGGGCGGCGTCACGGCATCGTTCGCCATGCTCGGCGACATCCACATCGCCGAACCGGGGGCGCTCATTGGATTTGCCGGGCCGCGCGTCATCCGCGAAACCATGGGCCAGGACCTGCCCTCCGACTTCCAGACCTCCGAATTCGTGCAGGAGCACGGCTTCGTGGACCTCATCATCGACCGCCGCAACCTGCGCGACGAATTGGCCCACCTGCTGGACCTGATGCTATAA
- a CDS encoding GNAT family N-acetyltransferase, translating into MTADEGIVLKRATLSDLDAMTQLFDGYRVFYRKPSDEDGARRFMEERLRNADSVVFLAENSSPLGFTQLYPIFSSVRMGRTWLLNDLYVAPHARRRGVGRALLRRAAEYARETGALGLDLATEKDNAAAKSVYEDLGWELDTEFDHYSLTVRAAAANPSTHPNE; encoded by the coding sequence ATGACGGCCGATGAAGGGATCGTCCTGAAACGCGCAACATTGAGTGATCTGGATGCAATGACGCAACTGTTTGACGGCTATCGGGTGTTCTACCGAAAGCCGTCGGATGAAGACGGGGCCCGTCGATTCATGGAGGAACGCCTGCGAAATGCGGATTCGGTGGTCTTTTTGGCCGAAAACTCCTCGCCGCTCGGTTTCACGCAATTGTACCCCATTTTCTCGTCGGTGCGGATGGGCCGGACCTGGCTCCTGAACGATCTGTACGTGGCACCGCATGCCCGTCGCCGGGGCGTGGGTCGGGCGCTCCTCCGCCGGGCGGCCGAGTATGCCCGGGAAACCGGGGCGCTGGGGCTGGACCTGGCGACGGAAAAGGATAATGCGGCGGCCAAATCCGTCTATGAGGACCTGGGCTGGGAGCTCGACACCGAATTCGACCACTACAGCCTGACTGTTCGCGCTGCCGCTGCAAACCCTTCGACCCATCCAAACGAATGA
- a CDS encoding SpoIID/LytB domain-containing protein, which yields MTPASILKSVFFALLLATTLPLEAASLRGDEVRVVLGPHRSPTVEAAPGARIYLDDARDAWLELETATQVDITPRGKQIRVTIGRTTRDASHIAIESPDGHASRYGTTRYRGTLEFTTDRAGKRQVVNRVPLEEYVAAVVASEYGLNDKEGARAMAIVARTYALAVMDSGGVLRDDERSQVYRGEQQLTAAAIDAARSTAGMILTHGGKPIEAVYSSSNGGHTAANANVWDSEPLPYLVGRKDSFDAVSPHASWTFDIDKQALHRLFSVKYGMDVDRVDVADTSDDGRVRRVVLSARSGGDRVITGTAFRAIIADFYGASSARSTRFRLSEQNGAYRLEGGGFGHGVGLSQFGAHGRALAGHSFQEILDFYYPSTRLERLDSAADPAALLEMPVLARLTEPSEAPSNEGSGVTPIPQEKSSTFSSGTSERAASRVIDAHAAWGRGSAKAGLTDERAEVNDSPAPADTSSSRRRGW from the coding sequence ATGACTCCAGCTTCCATACTGAAATCCGTGTTCTTCGCGTTGCTCCTGGCGACGACCCTCCCGCTGGAGGCTGCTTCGTTACGAGGCGACGAGGTTCGCGTCGTTCTCGGTCCGCATCGTTCCCCGACTGTGGAGGCCGCTCCTGGCGCGCGGATCTATCTGGACGATGCACGCGATGCGTGGCTCGAGTTGGAGACAGCCACGCAGGTGGATATCACACCGCGCGGCAAGCAAATCCGCGTGACCATCGGCCGGACAACCCGGGATGCGTCGCACATCGCGATTGAATCGCCGGACGGACATGCCTCCCGCTACGGAACAACCCGGTATCGGGGCACCCTTGAATTCACGACAGACCGGGCTGGAAAGCGGCAGGTCGTCAACCGTGTGCCCCTGGAAGAGTATGTGGCCGCGGTTGTGGCCTCCGAATACGGCCTGAACGACAAGGAGGGCGCCCGCGCCATGGCTATCGTCGCCCGTACCTATGCACTGGCCGTCATGGATTCAGGCGGTGTCCTCCGGGACGATGAGCGCTCACAGGTCTACCGGGGAGAGCAGCAGTTGACGGCCGCGGCCATCGATGCGGCGCGTTCCACGGCCGGAATGATCCTCACCCATGGGGGAAAACCCATTGAAGCCGTCTATTCGTCCTCCAACGGGGGCCATACGGCGGCCAATGCCAATGTCTGGGATTCAGAACCCCTTCCCTATCTGGTGGGGAGAAAAGATTCGTTCGATGCTGTTTCGCCGCATGCGTCCTGGACGTTCGATATCGACAAACAGGCGCTCCACCGACTCTTTTCCGTCAAATACGGAATGGATGTGGATCGGGTGGATGTCGCGGATACGTCCGACGATGGTCGGGTCCGGCGTGTCGTCTTGTCGGCGCGCTCAGGCGGGGACCGCGTCATTACGGGGACCGCATTCCGCGCGATCATTGCCGATTTTTACGGCGCATCGTCCGCGCGCAGTACCCGTTTCCGTCTGTCCGAGCAGAACGGTGCGTATCGCCTTGAAGGCGGCGGCTTCGGCCATGGTGTGGGGCTCAGTCAATTCGGCGCCCACGGCCGCGCCCTCGCCGGGCACTCATTCCAGGAAATCCTGGACTTCTACTATCCTTCGACGCGTCTGGAGCGTCTCGATTCGGCTGCGGATCCTGCTGCCCTGCTCGAGATGCCCGTCCTGGCCCGTCTTACCGAGCCATCCGAGGCGCCTTCAAATGAGGGATCGGGCGTAACTCCGATTCCTCAAGAAAAAAGTTCAACTTTTTCTTCGGGCACTTCGGAGCGGGCTGCTTCGCGTGTAATAGATGCCCATGCAGCCTGGGGACGCGGTTCGGCCAAAGCCGGCCTGACGGATGAGCGTGCAGAAGTCAACGATTCTCCTGCGCCCGCCGACACCTCCTCCTCCCGGCGCCGCGGCTGGTAA
- the tsaB gene encoding tRNA (adenosine(37)-N6)-threonylcarbamoyltransferase complex dimerization subunit type 1 TsaB, whose product MMWMAIDTSGERCSVALETEAGLLLRQTDAPRQHARSVAPFMHELLKEAGGNGPDGAANARAALTGVVVVAGPGSYTGLRIGISSAKGLCFALGIPLHALSTLDYLVGSAGVAPNTSVFAIERARRGELHVGGAGLPDQVMEDAAFRDLLHGADAILVVRDPRLADELIDANFVAPERIRIVHPDARNAIHIVRSAPHSYLVHDMAPFEPFYLKDFVARSA is encoded by the coding sequence ATGATGTGGATGGCGATCGATACATCAGGTGAGCGATGCAGCGTGGCCCTCGAGACCGAGGCCGGCTTGCTCCTGCGACAAACCGATGCGCCGCGCCAACATGCGCGCAGCGTGGCTCCGTTCATGCACGAATTGCTGAAGGAGGCGGGTGGGAACGGCCCGGACGGCGCAGCGAACGCTCGTGCAGCCCTCACCGGCGTGGTGGTCGTGGCCGGACCCGGATCCTACACCGGGCTCCGGATTGGCATTTCGTCGGCCAAAGGCCTGTGCTTTGCCCTGGGCATTCCCCTGCATGCGCTCTCTACACTGGACTACCTGGTGGGCTCGGCGGGGGTTGCTCCGAACACATCCGTTTTCGCCATTGAGCGGGCACGGCGCGGGGAGCTCCACGTCGGGGGGGCGGGACTCCCCGATCAGGTCATGGAAGACGCGGCGTTCCGCGATCTCCTGCACGGTGCCGACGCCATCCTCGTGGTCCGTGACCCCCGGCTGGCCGACGAACTCATTGACGCGAATTTCGTGGCACCGGAACGCATCCGCATCGTTCACCCGGACGCGCGCAATGCCATCCATATCGTACGTTCCGCTCCCCATTCGTACCTTGTACACGATATGGCTCCGTTCGAACCGTTCTATCTGAAGGATTTCGTAGCTCGCAGCGCCTGA
- a CDS encoding MFS transporter, with amino-acid sequence MTTPETTARDRRRAWSWLPSLYYAEGIPYVLVMTVSVVMYKRLEISNTDIALYTSWLYLPWVIKPLWSPIVDILKTKRWWIVTMQLVIGAALAGVAFTIEMDSFFQWSLAFFWLVAFSSATHDIAADGFYMLALDDSNQAWFVGIRSTFYRLAMITGQGLLVMLAGWLEVRQDDVAHAWGLTFGIIAGVFLLLMLFHRWVLPRPASDVGAVHDSVQSVLADFVATFASFFRKPKIGLILAFLLLYRFAEAQLVKMASVFLLDAPEVGGMALSTAEVGFAYGTVGILALTAGGILGGFLAAKQGLKYWLWWMVVAINVPNAVYIFLAWTLPDSLWVVNAAVAVEQFGYGFGFTAYMLYMIYVSDGPHKTAHFAICTGFMALGMMLPGMVSGAIQEWLGYEMFFVYVLLATIPGFIVSGLVPLDPAFGRSKK; translated from the coding sequence ATGACCACACCTGAAACCACTGCCCGGGACCGCCGGCGCGCCTGGAGTTGGCTGCCCTCGCTGTATTACGCCGAAGGCATTCCGTACGTGCTGGTCATGACGGTGTCGGTCGTGATGTACAAGCGCCTGGAGATCTCCAATACGGACATCGCGCTCTACACGAGCTGGCTCTACCTGCCCTGGGTCATCAAACCGCTCTGGAGCCCGATCGTGGACATCCTGAAAACCAAACGCTGGTGGATCGTGACCATGCAGCTCGTGATCGGGGCGGCCTTGGCGGGCGTGGCATTCACCATTGAAATGGATTCGTTCTTCCAGTGGTCGCTGGCGTTCTTCTGGCTGGTGGCCTTCAGCAGCGCCACGCATGATATCGCGGCCGACGGATTCTACATGCTGGCCCTGGACGATTCCAACCAGGCGTGGTTCGTGGGTATCCGCTCGACGTTCTACCGTCTGGCCATGATCACGGGACAGGGCTTACTGGTCATGCTCGCGGGGTGGCTTGAAGTCCGGCAGGACGACGTGGCCCACGCCTGGGGGCTCACGTTCGGGATCATCGCGGGGGTGTTCCTGCTGCTCATGCTGTTCCACCGGTGGGTGTTGCCACGTCCGGCGTCGGATGTGGGCGCCGTCCACGATTCCGTGCAGTCCGTGCTGGCCGATTTCGTGGCGACCTTTGCCTCCTTTTTCCGCAAGCCGAAGATCGGCCTCATCCTGGCGTTCCTTTTGCTGTACCGCTTCGCCGAGGCGCAACTCGTCAAAATGGCGTCGGTATTCCTCCTCGATGCACCGGAAGTGGGTGGCATGGCCCTTTCCACGGCGGAAGTCGGGTTTGCCTATGGCACCGTCGGCATCCTGGCGCTGACCGCCGGGGGGATTCTGGGGGGCTTCCTGGCGGCCAAGCAGGGCCTGAAATACTGGCTCTGGTGGATGGTCGTGGCCATCAACGTGCCGAATGCCGTCTACATTTTCCTCGCCTGGACGCTGCCGGACTCCCTCTGGGTGGTGAACGCGGCGGTGGCCGTCGAGCAATTCGGTTACGGATTCGGCTTCACGGCGTACATGCTGTATATGATTTACGTGTCCGACGGACCCCACAAAACAGCCCATTTTGCCATCTGCACGGGCTTCATGGCGCTCGGCATGATGCTCCCGGGCATGGTTTCCGGCGCCATCCAGGAGTGGCTCGGGTACGAGATGTTCTTCGTCTACGTGCTGTTGGCCACCATTCCGGGCTTCATCGTTTCGGGCCTCGTCCCGCTGGATCCGGCATTCGGAAGGTCGAAAAAATGA
- a CDS encoding phosphatase PAP2 family protein yields MPTPTLLIVLFALSSAFVRTAGAQGADDPLRFGRWLVQDVRGAVPAVVRTSPVRLGAVAGVIITTSIWDSRLSREARVFDDSEPLKAVEEFGDADAMRPLALVIFVGSLFQDNPRVQDAAFTSLEALALANVATNALKLGFGRARPWQTGAANVFDPFSGNTSFPSGHATTVFAGLMPWVYYFPGPSTYVLAGLGLSTAFSRVALRHHWPSDVIGGAFMGSAVSYWLYRQHTRDAADGTFGSTRVTPVLGARTVGLMVTF; encoded by the coding sequence ATGCCCACGCCCACATTGCTGATCGTGCTCTTCGCCCTGTCATCCGCCTTCGTGCGGACGGCTGGTGCGCAGGGAGCTGACGATCCGCTCCGGTTCGGTCGCTGGCTGGTCCAGGACGTCCGGGGGGCCGTTCCAGCCGTTGTCCGTACATCGCCCGTCCGGCTGGGCGCGGTTGCCGGGGTTATCATCACCACCTCCATCTGGGATTCGCGCCTGTCGAGGGAAGCTCGGGTCTTCGACGACTCCGAACCCCTGAAGGCCGTTGAGGAATTCGGCGATGCCGATGCCATGCGGCCCCTGGCCCTGGTCATTTTCGTCGGATCGCTCTTCCAGGACAATCCCCGCGTGCAGGATGCGGCATTCACGAGCCTGGAAGCCCTCGCCCTGGCCAACGTGGCCACCAACGCGTTGAAGCTCGGATTCGGCCGCGCCCGTCCCTGGCAGACCGGAGCCGCGAATGTGTTCGATCCGTTCTCCGGCAACACCTCCTTCCCGAGCGGCCACGCCACGACCGTTTTCGCCGGCCTCATGCCCTGGGTCTACTACTTCCCCGGGCCCAGCACCTACGTGCTGGCCGGCCTCGGACTCTCGACCGCCTTTTCCCGCGTCGCCCTGCGCCACCACTGGCCCTCGGACGTGATCGGCGGCGCCTTCATGGGCAGCGCCGTCTCGTACTGGCTGTACCGCCAGCACACCCGGGATGCTGCAGACGGCACTTTTGGCAGCACCCGCGTCACTCCTGTCCTGGGCGCCCGCACGGTGGGTCTTATGGTGACGTTCTGA
- a CDS encoding family 10 glycosylhydrolase has translation MIRNLLFTVLFVGFLGGCASTAPSWAPGGGMPRSVPAPTAEFRAAWLATVANIDWPSSPDLSTLQQQQELRTMMDRAVEIGLNAIVLQVRPTADAFYASPLEPWSYYLTGVQGRAPEPFYDPLAFAVEEAHRRGLELHAWFNPYRVLHPTATDSISALHASKRLPGSVVTYGDLMWFEPGSDEATAQSMAVIMDVVERYDVDGVHLDDYFYPYPVSDEDGAHVEFPDEANWRADSTDGLARDDWRRRNVDVFIQNLYEGVKARKPWVKVGISPFGIWRPGHPPTVRGFDQYAGLYADARKWLNEGWIDYWTPQLYWSMDSEGQSYAALLDWWVAENHHDRHMWPGLYTSRVILEGTAWWEPAEIVRQIEHTQRTEGAAGNVHFSMRALMPAAHGMGEAVAAAYDEAAIVPASPWLGGQAPAAPALTAERGYVAVRPAGREPVFVWAVHWWDGRNWHFERVPGWQQSLRPPAEGVRGVAVRAVSRLGHVSSPATLTF, from the coding sequence ATGATCCGGAATCTGCTGTTTACCGTCCTTTTTGTGGGGTTTTTGGGAGGATGCGCATCGACCGCGCCATCGTGGGCGCCGGGCGGGGGCATGCCGCGCTCGGTGCCGGCCCCCACCGCCGAGTTCCGGGCCGCGTGGTTGGCCACCGTGGCCAACATCGACTGGCCCAGTTCGCCGGACCTGTCGACGCTTCAGCAACAGCAGGAACTGCGCACCATGATGGACCGCGCGGTGGAAATCGGGCTGAATGCCATTGTGCTCCAGGTCCGGCCGACGGCCGATGCGTTCTATGCATCGCCCCTCGAACCGTGGTCGTATTACCTGACAGGCGTACAGGGCCGCGCGCCGGAACCGTTCTACGATCCGCTGGCCTTCGCGGTCGAGGAAGCCCACCGCCGCGGTTTGGAGCTGCACGCGTGGTTCAATCCGTATCGGGTGTTGCATCCCACGGCTACCGACTCGATTTCCGCGCTGCACGCCAGCAAGCGCCTGCCGGGTTCGGTCGTGACGTATGGCGATTTGATGTGGTTCGAGCCGGGATCGGACGAAGCGACCGCCCAGAGCATGGCCGTGATCATGGATGTCGTGGAGCGCTACGACGTGGACGGTGTGCATCTGGACGATTATTTCTATCCGTACCCGGTCTCCGATGAGGACGGGGCCCATGTGGAGTTTCCGGACGAGGCGAACTGGCGGGCCGACAGTACGGATGGGCTCGCGCGCGACGACTGGCGGCGACGCAACGTGGATGTGTTCATCCAGAACCTGTACGAGGGCGTGAAGGCGCGCAAGCCGTGGGTGAAGGTCGGCATCAGTCCGTTCGGGATCTGGCGGCCGGGGCATCCGCCCACCGTGCGGGGTTTTGACCAGTACGCCGGCCTGTATGCCGATGCCAGGAAATGGCTGAATGAGGGCTGGATTGACTACTGGACGCCCCAATTGTACTGGTCCATGGACAGCGAGGGGCAGTCCTATGCGGCGCTGCTCGACTGGTGGGTGGCCGAGAACCACCATGACCGGCATATGTGGCCGGGGCTGTACACGAGCCGGGTCATCCTGGAGGGGACGGCCTGGTGGGAGCCCGCCGAAATTGTCCGTCAGATTGAACACACACAGCGTACGGAGGGCGCGGCCGGGAACGTCCATTTTTCCATGCGAGCGCTCATGCCGGCCGCCCACGGCATGGGCGAAGCCGTTGCCGCCGCCTATGACGAAGCGGCTATTGTGCCGGCTTCACCGTGGCTCGGCGGTCAAGCGCCGGCTGCGCCGGCGTTGACCGCCGAGCGGGGCTACGTGGCCGTGCGCCCAGCAGGACGCGAGCCGGTGTTCGTGTGGGCCGTCCACTGGTGGGACGGACGGAACTGGCATTTTGAGCGGGTCCCCGGCTGGCAGCAGTCGCTCCGCCCGCCAGCCGAAGGCGTCCGCGGCGTGGCCGTCCGGGCCGTATCCCGCCTCGGGCACGTATCTTCCCCGGCGACCCTGACGTTTTGA
- a CDS encoding L-threonylcarbamoyladenylate synthase, which translates to MGVTRLLDSAEEAAALLRAGRLVAFPTETVYGLGASALDANAIAGIFRAKGRPADNPLIVHVASVDDVAPLVVDVPPPAARFMEAFWPGPLSIVLRRSEVLADGVAAGLDTVALRMPDHPAALAMLRAAGIPVAAPSANRSGRPSPTTWEAVMDDLDGRIDAVLKGGGARVGLESTVVDCTTAEPVVLRRGSIGLADLRSIEPATRLAASGELETGRSPGVRHPHYRPEGRVLLARADAPLPPGAAWLGLHPPSPDTAEFLRRVEVVPTVEDYARRLFAYFRTCEKEGIRDIVCEDLREPTSGPTASNTFPTVPESAIHSALLDRLERASH; encoded by the coding sequence ATGGGAGTGACGCGGCTCCTGGATAGCGCCGAGGAGGCCGCCGCGCTGTTGCGGGCAGGCCGCTTGGTGGCCTTTCCCACGGAAACGGTGTACGGATTGGGCGCCAGCGCGCTCGACGCGAACGCGATCGCCGGGATTTTCAGGGCGAAGGGGCGGCCGGCGGACAATCCGCTCATTGTCCATGTCGCGAGCGTGGACGATGTGGCGCCGCTCGTCGTGGATGTGCCGCCGCCGGCCGCCCGCTTCATGGAGGCCTTCTGGCCGGGCCCGTTGTCCATTGTGTTGCGGCGGTCGGAGGTATTGGCGGATGGGGTGGCGGCCGGGCTGGACACGGTCGCGCTGCGCATGCCCGACCATCCGGCCGCGCTCGCCATGCTCCGGGCCGCCGGAATTCCCGTGGCTGCGCCGAGCGCCAACCGCAGCGGCCGGCCGAGCCCCACGACGTGGGAGGCGGTCATGGACGACCTGGACGGCCGGATTGACGCGGTGCTGAAGGGGGGTGGAGCGCGGGTCGGGCTCGAATCGACGGTCGTGGACTGCACCACCGCCGAGCCGGTCGTCCTGCGCCGAGGCAGCATAGGCCTTGCCGACTTGCGGTCGATCGAGCCCGCCACGCGGCTCGCCGCAAGCGGCGAGCTCGAGACCGGCCGCAGCCCGGGCGTCCGCCACCCGCATTACCGCCCCGAAGGCCGGGTCCTCCTGGCCCGCGCCGATGCCCCGCTGCCCCCGGGCGCGGCCTGGCTCGGGCTCCACCCCCCGAGTCCCGACACCGCCGAATTCCTCCGCCGCGTCGAAGTCGTCCCCACCGTAGAGGACTACGCCCGCCGCCTCTTCGCCTACTTCCGCACCTGCGAAAAAGAAGGCATCCGCGACATCGTCTGCGAAGACCTGCGCGAACCCACGTCCGGCCCGACCGCATCCAACACTTTCCCCACAGTACCCGAATCCGCCATCCATTCCGCCCTGCTGGACCGACTCGAACGCGCATCACACTGA
- a CDS encoding GNAT family N-acetyltransferase yields MLACWNASSRFDALSPELFHENVWADPDLAGGAPFVDIRDDGLAGFGVAVVRGQRGVIKMYAVARPWWRQGIGTALVDALEDAMRTGGASVVRLGESPPNYLTPGLDVRYEAAGAFFRRRGYVKIGMTMNLEVALPDHPMSSLEAGSMTSASGASFHVWRASPDDRDRVLHLIDEHWPAWRGEIERTLSNSPLSLHVAQPDTAAELVAFAAYDANNHGTGWFGPMGTVPEWEGHGLGRALLLRCLEDIRQQGHPKATIPWVGPVGFYHDAAGAQVSRVFMRMEKAL; encoded by the coding sequence ATGCTGGCCTGTTGGAATGCCTCTTCCCGATTCGATGCGCTCAGCCCGGAGCTATTCCACGAGAACGTGTGGGCGGATCCTGATCTTGCAGGGGGTGCCCCGTTCGTGGACATCCGGGACGATGGGTTGGCCGGATTCGGCGTGGCCGTGGTCAGGGGTCAGCGGGGTGTCATCAAGATGTATGCCGTCGCCCGGCCCTGGTGGCGCCAGGGCATCGGGACCGCGCTTGTGGACGCGTTGGAAGATGCCATGCGCACGGGCGGCGCTTCAGTTGTCCGGCTGGGCGAGAGCCCGCCCAATTATCTGACCCCGGGTCTGGACGTGCGGTACGAGGCCGCGGGCGCGTTTTTTCGCCGCCGCGGCTACGTCAAGATCGGCATGACCATGAATCTGGAGGTGGCATTGCCCGACCATCCCATGTCCAGCCTGGAGGCGGGCTCCATGACGAGCGCCTCGGGCGCGTCCTTCCATGTCTGGCGCGCATCGCCCGACGACCGGGACCGCGTGCTTCATCTGATTGACGAGCACTGGCCGGCATGGCGGGGAGAGATTGAGCGGACCCTGTCGAATAGCCCCTTGAGCCTGCATGTGGCCCAACCGGACACAGCGGCCGAACTGGTGGCATTTGCCGCGTACGATGCCAACAACCACGGTACGGGGTGGTTCGGGCCCATGGGAACCGTTCCCGAGTGGGAGGGACACGGCTTGGGCCGTGCGCTGCTGCTGCGCTGCCTGGAGGACATCCGGCAGCAAGGGCATCCGAAGGCCACCATTCCGTGGGTCGGTCCCGTCGGCTTCTACCACGACGCTGCCGGCGCCCAGGTGTCCCGCGTGTTCATGCGGATGGAGAAGGCGCTCTGA